In Firmicutes bacterium ASF500, a single genomic region encodes these proteins:
- the sigW_1 gene encoding ECF RNA polymerase sigma factor SigW, producing MTQAEFIPLAERYKDTVYRIALNYYGSPYDADDTVQDVMLKLFQREESFANENHARYWIIRVTINQCKNGLRWAQLRRHEDLDAVTAAVELQTPEQSEVYRQVMSLPERYRTALYLFYYEELTVNEIAALLRVKPSAVTTRLSRARQKLKTKLTEVWNDEE from the coding sequence ATGACACAAGCGGAGTTTATCCCCCTGGCCGAGCGGTATAAGGACACGGTATACCGCATCGCCCTGAACTACTACGGCAGCCCCTATGACGCGGACGACACGGTACAGGACGTGATGCTGAAGCTGTTTCAGCGTGAGGAATCCTTCGCCAACGAGAACCACGCCCGCTATTGGATCATCCGGGTGACCATCAACCAGTGCAAGAACGGCCTGCGCTGGGCCCAGCTGCGGCGGCACGAGGATCTGGACGCTGTCACCGCGGCGGTAGAGCTCCAGACGCCGGAGCAAAGCGAGGTCTACCGGCAGGTCATGTCCCTGCCCGAGCGGTACCGGACGGCGCTGTACCTGTTCTACTATGAGGAGCTGACGGTGAACGAGATCGCCGCCCTGCTGCGGGTCAAGCCCTCCGCTGTGACCACCCGGCTGTCCCGCGCCCGGCAGAAGCTGAAAACAAAATTGACGGAGGTATGGAACGATGAAGAATAA
- the arlR_2 gene encoding Response regulator ArlR, giving the protein MSERILLVEDEEKLARMVEMELKYEGYEVEKALDGRRGLDLALGGGFDLVLLDIMLPQLSGMEVLRRLRRESQVPVIMLTARDSVVDKVAGLDSGADDYITKPFAIEELLARIRAALRNKNGQSAQNVPLAAGPLVMDVDKHQVLVRGQSVELTKKEFDLLHCLLENKGRVLTRETLLDAVWGFDFVGETNSVDVYIRFLRSKLDDAFGLKLIHTVRGVGYVIKED; this is encoded by the coding sequence ATGTCAGAACGCATCCTTCTGGTGGAGGACGAGGAAAAGCTGGCCCGCATGGTGGAGATGGAGCTGAAATATGAGGGCTATGAGGTGGAAAAGGCGCTGGACGGCCGCCGGGGGCTGGACCTGGCCCTGGGCGGCGGGTTCGACCTGGTTCTGCTGGACATCATGCTGCCCCAGCTGTCCGGGATGGAGGTCCTGCGCCGCCTGCGGCGGGAGAGCCAGGTCCCGGTCATCATGCTGACCGCCCGGGACAGCGTGGTGGACAAGGTGGCCGGTCTGGACTCGGGGGCCGACGACTACATCACCAAGCCCTTTGCTATTGAGGAGCTCCTCGCCCGCATCCGGGCCGCTCTGCGGAACAAAAACGGCCAGAGCGCCCAGAACGTCCCCCTGGCGGCGGGACCCCTGGTCATGGATGTGGACAAGCACCAGGTCCTGGTTCGGGGCCAGAGCGTGGAGCTGACCAAGAAGGAGTTCGATCTGCTCCACTGCCTACTGGAGAACAAAGGCCGGGTGCTCACCCGGGAGACCCTTTTAGACGCAGTGTGGGGCTTCGACTTTGTGGGTGAGACCAACTCGGTGGACGTCTACATCCGCTTTCTGCGGAGCAAGCTGGACGACGCCTTCGGCTTGAAGCTCATCCACACCGTCCGGGGCGTGGGGTACGTCATCAAAGAGGATTAA
- a CDS encoding PhoH-like protein translates to MTEQTISLERLEETINVFGSFDENIRIIEHELGITVVSRDSMLKVAGEDPEGVMYAVKAIENLMTLASKGETINEQNVRYIVQLVREGKEGQIVQLAGDVICVTAKGKPIKAKTLGQKKYVQAIRDNVVTVGVGPAGTGKTYLAVAAAVAAFRAKEINRIILTRPAVEAGERLGFLPGDLQSKVDPYLRPLYDALFEMLGPETYQKYLERGNIEVAPLAYMRGRTLDDSFIILDEAQNTSREQMKMFLTRLGFGSKIVITGDITQIDLPADKVSGLREAMRVLKGVEDIALLRLGEADVVRHALVQRIIKAYEVDEERRSKKK, encoded by the coding sequence GTTCGGCTCCTTCGACGAAAATATCCGCATCATTGAGCATGAGCTGGGGATCACGGTGGTGAGCCGGGATTCCATGCTCAAGGTGGCGGGGGAGGACCCGGAGGGGGTCATGTACGCCGTCAAGGCCATTGAGAATCTGATGACCCTGGCCTCCAAGGGGGAGACCATCAACGAGCAGAACGTGCGCTACATTGTCCAGCTGGTGCGGGAGGGCAAGGAGGGACAGATCGTCCAGCTGGCGGGGGATGTGATCTGCGTCACCGCCAAGGGCAAGCCCATCAAGGCCAAGACCCTGGGGCAGAAGAAGTATGTCCAGGCCATCCGGGACAATGTGGTCACCGTAGGGGTGGGCCCCGCCGGCACGGGCAAGACCTATCTGGCCGTGGCCGCCGCCGTGGCCGCTTTCCGGGCCAAGGAGATCAACCGGATTATCCTCACCCGCCCGGCGGTGGAGGCGGGGGAGCGGCTGGGCTTCCTGCCCGGCGACCTCCAGTCCAAGGTGGACCCCTACCTGCGGCCCCTGTACGACGCCCTCTTCGAGATGCTGGGCCCGGAGACCTATCAGAAATACCTGGAGCGGGGCAATATCGAGGTGGCCCCCCTGGCCTATATGCGGGGCCGCACCTTGGACGACAGCTTTATCATCCTGGACGAGGCTCAGAATACCTCCCGGGAGCAGATGAAAATGTTCCTTACCCGCCTGGGCTTCGGCTCTAAGATCGTCATCACCGGCGATATCACCCAGATCGACCTGCCTGCGGACAAGGTGTCCGGCCTGCGGGAGGCCATGCGGGTGCTGAAGGGGGTAGAAGACATCGCCCTCCTCCGCTTGGGCGAGGCCGATGTGGTCCGCCACGCCCTGGTCCAGCGGATTATCAAGGCCTATGAGGTGGACGAGGAACGCAGGAGCAAGAAGAAATAA
- a CDS encoding Pyruvate:ferredoxin oxidoreductase encodes MARKFKTMDGNNAAAYVSYAFTEVAGIYPITPSSPMADYVDQWAAQGQKNIFGDTVKVIEMQSEAGAAGTVHGSLNAGALTTTYTASQGLLLMIPNMYKIAGELLPGVFHVSARTVAAQSLNIFGDHSDVMACRQTGFAMLAEGNVQEVMDLAPVAHLAAIKGRVPFINFFDGFRTSHEIQKVAIWDYKDLGEMVDMDAVKAFRARALNPEHPTMRGSHENGDIFFQHREACNKYYDALPEIVEEYMGKINAKLGTNYQLFNYYGAPDADRVIIAMGSICDVAEEVIDYMNAHGEKVGLIKVRLYRPFRADKLIAAIPATAKKIAVLDRTKEPGALGDPLYMDVVTALAGAGITDKTVVCGRYGLGSKDTPPRSVFAVYENLAQDAPANHFTMGIVDDVTNTSLTEKAAPNTAAEGTIEVKFWGLGGDGTVGANKNSIKIIGDHTDKYVQAYFQYDSKKTGGVTVSHLRFGDQPIRAPYYINKADFVACHVPAYIVKGFPMVRDVKPGGTFLINCQWTAEELDKHMPAVAKRYIAENNIQVYTINAIDLAREIGMGKRTNTILQSAFFALAKVMPEAEAIQYMKDAATHSYLKKGQDIVDMNHKAIDAGATAFKKFDVPASWKDAVDAPKENKHTGPVKLVDLVNNVLDPVDRMDGDSLPVSAFEPYVDGTFELGAAAYEKRGVAVSVPTWDSSKCIQCNQCSYVCPHATIRPFALTEDEAAKAPEAAKIVDVKAGKGKGQYKFSIAISPLDCMGCSVCVKTCPVDALAMVGQEQEAAQQDVFNYMVANVSAKEEMADLSVKGSQFKKPLLEFSGSCAGCAETAYARLITQLFGDRMYISNATGCSSIWGGPAATSPYATTPDGKGPAWANSLFEDNAEHGLGMYLGQKAIRDRLIAKVAAMQPEGEDKAIIDKYLETKDDGQANAEAAKALVALLEKWAAGGCEDSKAILAEKDYLAKKSVWIFGGDGWAYDIGYGGVDHVLASGEDVNIFVFDTEVYSNTGGQASKASNIGQVAQFAAAGKVMPKKSLAEIAMTYGYVYVAQIAMGANPNQTLKAIAEAEAYHGPSLIIGYAPCEMHSIKGGMANCQVEMKKAVECGYWNLFRFNPAAEGAKLTVDSKAPAGGYQEFLLNEARYSSLTRSFPDRAKELFALNEETAKQRYEKLLRLQKMYEG; translated from the coding sequence ATGGCAAGAAAATTCAAAACCATGGACGGCAACAACGCCGCCGCGTATGTCAGCTACGCCTTTACTGAGGTAGCCGGCATTTACCCCATCACGCCGTCCAGCCCCATGGCCGACTATGTGGACCAGTGGGCCGCTCAGGGGCAGAAAAATATCTTTGGCGACACCGTGAAGGTCATCGAGATGCAGTCTGAGGCTGGCGCCGCCGGCACCGTCCACGGCTCTCTCAACGCGGGCGCGCTGACCACCACCTACACCGCCTCTCAGGGCCTGCTGCTGATGATCCCCAACATGTACAAGATCGCCGGCGAGCTGCTGCCCGGCGTATTCCACGTCTCCGCCCGTACCGTAGCCGCTCAGTCCCTGAACATCTTCGGCGACCACTCCGACGTGATGGCCTGCCGTCAGACCGGCTTCGCCATGCTGGCCGAGGGCAACGTGCAGGAGGTCATGGACCTGGCTCCCGTAGCCCACCTGGCCGCTATCAAGGGCCGCGTTCCCTTTATCAACTTCTTCGACGGCTTCCGCACCTCCCACGAGATCCAGAAGGTCGCCATCTGGGACTACAAGGATCTGGGCGAGATGGTGGACATGGACGCCGTGAAGGCTTTCCGCGCCCGTGCTCTGAACCCCGAGCATCCCACCATGCGGGGCTCCCATGAGAACGGCGACATCTTCTTCCAGCACCGCGAGGCCTGCAACAAGTACTACGACGCCCTGCCCGAGATCGTCGAGGAGTATATGGGCAAGATCAACGCCAAGCTGGGCACCAACTATCAGCTGTTCAACTACTACGGCGCGCCCGACGCCGACCGGGTCATCATCGCTATGGGCTCCATCTGCGACGTGGCCGAGGAGGTCATCGACTATATGAACGCCCACGGCGAGAAGGTCGGCCTGATTAAGGTCCGCCTGTACCGCCCCTTCCGGGCCGACAAGCTGATTGCCGCCATCCCCGCCACCGCCAAGAAGATCGCCGTTCTGGACCGGACCAAGGAGCCCGGCGCGCTGGGCGATCCTCTGTATATGGACGTTGTCACCGCTCTGGCTGGCGCCGGCATCACCGACAAGACCGTGGTGTGCGGCCGCTACGGCCTGGGCTCCAAGGACACCCCGCCCCGCAGCGTCTTTGCCGTGTATGAGAACCTGGCTCAGGACGCCCCCGCCAACCACTTCACCATGGGCATCGTAGACGACGTGACCAACACCTCCCTGACAGAGAAGGCCGCCCCCAACACCGCCGCCGAGGGCACCATCGAGGTCAAGTTCTGGGGTCTGGGCGGCGACGGCACCGTGGGCGCCAATAAGAACTCCATCAAGATCATCGGCGACCACACCGACAAGTATGTGCAGGCTTATTTCCAGTATGACTCCAAGAAGACCGGCGGCGTGACCGTCAGCCATCTGCGCTTCGGCGACCAGCCCATCCGCGCCCCCTACTATATTAACAAGGCCGACTTCGTGGCCTGCCACGTGCCCGCCTATATCGTCAAGGGCTTCCCCATGGTCCGTGACGTGAAGCCCGGCGGCACCTTCCTCATCAACTGCCAGTGGACCGCTGAGGAGCTGGATAAGCACATGCCCGCCGTGGCCAAGCGGTATATCGCCGAGAACAACATCCAGGTCTACACCATCAACGCCATCGACCTGGCCCGGGAGATCGGCATGGGCAAGCGCACCAACACCATCCTCCAGTCCGCCTTCTTCGCCCTGGCCAAGGTGATGCCCGAGGCCGAGGCCATCCAGTATATGAAGGACGCCGCCACCCACTCCTACCTGAAGAAGGGCCAGGACATTGTGGACATGAACCACAAGGCCATCGACGCCGGCGCCACCGCTTTCAAGAAGTTCGACGTGCCCGCCTCCTGGAAGGACGCGGTCGATGCCCCCAAGGAGAACAAGCACACCGGCCCCGTCAAGCTGGTGGACCTGGTGAACAACGTCCTGGATCCTGTGGACCGCATGGACGGCGACAGCCTGCCCGTCTCCGCCTTCGAGCCCTATGTGGACGGCACCTTCGAGCTGGGCGCCGCCGCCTATGAGAAGCGGGGCGTGGCCGTCTCCGTGCCCACCTGGGACTCCTCCAAGTGCATTCAGTGCAACCAGTGCTCCTATGTCTGCCCCCACGCCACCATCCGTCCCTTCGCGCTGACTGAGGACGAGGCCGCCAAGGCTCCCGAGGCCGCCAAGATCGTGGACGTGAAGGCCGGCAAGGGCAAGGGCCAGTACAAGTTCTCCATCGCCATCAGCCCCCTGGACTGCATGGGCTGCTCCGTGTGTGTGAAGACCTGCCCGGTGGACGCTCTGGCTATGGTGGGCCAGGAGCAGGAGGCCGCTCAGCAGGACGTGTTCAACTATATGGTCGCCAACGTCTCCGCCAAGGAGGAGATGGCCGACCTGTCCGTCAAGGGCTCTCAGTTCAAGAAGCCCCTTCTGGAGTTCTCCGGCTCCTGCGCCGGCTGCGCCGAGACCGCCTACGCCCGTCTCATCACCCAGCTGTTCGGCGACCGGATGTATATCTCCAACGCCACCGGCTGCTCCTCCATCTGGGGCGGTCCCGCCGCCACCTCCCCCTACGCCACCACGCCTGATGGCAAGGGTCCCGCCTGGGCCAACTCCCTGTTCGAGGACAACGCCGAGCACGGCCTGGGTATGTATCTGGGCCAGAAGGCCATCCGCGACCGCCTGATTGCCAAGGTAGCGGCTATGCAGCCCGAGGGCGAGGACAAGGCCATCATCGACAAGTATCTGGAGACCAAGGACGACGGTCAGGCCAACGCCGAGGCCGCCAAGGCTCTGGTCGCTCTGCTGGAGAAGTGGGCGGCCGGCGGCTGCGAGGACTCCAAGGCCATCCTGGCCGAGAAGGACTACCTTGCCAAGAAGTCCGTGTGGATCTTCGGCGGCGACGGCTGGGCCTACGACATCGGCTACGGCGGCGTGGACCACGTGCTGGCCTCCGGCGAGGATGTGAACATCTTCGTGTTCGACACCGAGGTGTACTCCAACACCGGCGGTCAGGCCTCCAAGGCCTCCAACATCGGTCAGGTGGCTCAGTTCGCCGCCGCCGGTAAGGTGATGCCCAAGAAGTCCCTGGCCGAGATCGCTATGACCTACGGCTATGTCTATGTGGCTCAGATCGCCATGGGCGCCAACCCCAACCAGACCCTGAAGGCCATCGCCGAGGCCGAGGCCTATCACGGCCCCTCCCTCATCATCGGCTACGCCCCCTGTGAGATGCACTCCATCAAGGGCGGCATGGCGAACTGCCAGGTCGAGATGAAGAAGGCCGTGGAGTGCGGCTACTGGAACCTGTTCCGGTTCAACCCCGCCGCCGAGGGCGCCAAGCTGACCGTGGACTCCAAGGCCCCCGCCGGCGGCTATCAGGAGTTCCTGCTCAACGAGGCCCGCTACTCCTCCCTCACCCGCTCCTTCCCCGACCGCGCCAAGGAGCTCTTCGCCCTCAACGAGGAGACCGCCAAGCAGCGCTACGAGAAGCTGCTGCGGCTCCAGAAGATGTACGAGGGCTAA
- the sasA_3 gene encoding Adaptive-response sensory-kinase SasA codes for MARKHHKFQTPPPEDPIAAARDSSLAFRLNSGFFLRQLGIFLVMDLLLLTLSALGLVYYAENRCADVALLVSQRGVPSEDALSWMEASDYTITPLDREPRGDTKVGALLLDPNRQETRGGYRSWDLSEFYTVELANDGQPYAITVDLSGIFRGLYWAGVVLLICQGLSLLTNLFRSDRSIRKVLRPIQDLAATASRLNSMAHMSKREIESLAGELDKIDAAHLDSRIDLPPTQKELRSLAQSINELMDRVNQAYSAQMRFVSDASHELRTPIAVIQGYAALLDRWGKSDPEALQESIDAIRGEAASMERLVEQLLFLARGDNDSQPVKPESLDLTDLAGEVLREEEMIHPERTFLPRWGEDPVSVYADPGLMKQLLRILMDNSLKYSPPEGRIYLRVTRDGSYIRLTVQDEGIGIPSDGIPHIFERFYRTDQSRDRKTGGTGLGLSIAKWIVERHGGWFEIVSRPDVGTRITVVLPAAQEAKKAS; via the coding sequence ATGGCCCGAAAGCACCATAAATTCCAGACCCCGCCTCCGGAGGACCCCATTGCCGCCGCCCGGGACTCCTCCCTGGCCTTCCGGCTGAATTCTGGCTTTTTCCTCCGGCAGCTGGGCATTTTCCTGGTAATGGACCTGCTTCTGCTGACGCTGTCGGCTTTGGGGCTGGTCTACTACGCGGAGAACCGGTGCGCCGATGTAGCCCTTCTGGTCAGCCAGCGGGGGGTGCCCTCCGAGGACGCCCTCTCCTGGATGGAGGCCAGCGACTACACCATCACCCCTCTGGACCGGGAACCCCGCGGAGATACCAAAGTCGGCGCTCTCCTGCTGGATCCCAACCGCCAGGAGACCCGGGGCGGGTACCGCTCCTGGGACCTCAGCGAATTTTACACCGTCGAGCTGGCCAACGACGGCCAGCCCTACGCCATCACGGTGGACCTGTCCGGCATCTTCCGGGGTCTGTACTGGGCGGGGGTGGTGCTTCTGATCTGCCAGGGGCTGTCCCTGCTGACCAACCTGTTCCGAAGCGACCGCTCCATCCGGAAGGTGCTCCGGCCCATTCAGGACCTGGCCGCCACCGCCTCCCGCCTCAACTCCATGGCCCACATGTCCAAGCGGGAGATTGAGAGCCTGGCCGGCGAGCTGGACAAGATCGACGCCGCCCATCTGGACAGCCGCATTGACCTGCCCCCCACCCAGAAGGAGCTGCGCTCCCTGGCCCAGTCCATCAACGAGCTGATGGACCGGGTGAACCAGGCCTACAGCGCGCAAATGCGCTTCGTCTCCGACGCCAGCCACGAGCTGCGCACCCCCATCGCCGTCATTCAGGGCTACGCCGCACTCCTGGACCGGTGGGGCAAGAGCGACCCGGAGGCCTTGCAGGAGTCCATCGACGCCATCCGGGGAGAGGCCGCCTCCATGGAGCGGCTGGTGGAACAGCTGCTGTTCCTGGCCCGGGGGGACAACGACTCCCAGCCGGTGAAGCCGGAATCCCTGGACCTCACCGACCTGGCCGGAGAGGTACTGCGGGAGGAGGAGATGATTCACCCCGAGCGCACCTTCCTCCCCCGCTGGGGGGAGGACCCCGTCAGCGTATACGCTGACCCCGGGCTGATGAAGCAGCTGCTGCGCATCCTGATGGACAACAGCCTGAAATACAGCCCCCCGGAGGGCCGCATCTACCTCCGGGTCACCCGAGACGGGAGCTATATCCGCCTCACCGTCCAGGACGAGGGCATCGGCATCCCCAGCGACGGCATCCCCCATATCTTCGAGCGCTTCTACCGCACCGACCAGTCCCGGGACCGCAAAACCGGCGGGACGGGCCTGGGGCTGTCCATCGCCAAGTGGATTGTGGAGCGCCACGGCGGCTGGTTCGAGATCGTCTCCCGCCCCGACGTGGGCACCCGTATCACCGTCGTCCTCCCCGCCGCGCAGGAGGCAAAAAAAGCGTCATAA